A genomic window from Terrisporobacter glycolicus ATCC 14880 = DSM 1288 includes:
- the acsV gene encoding corrinoid activation/regeneration protein AcsV yields MAKVFFKSHNKEVECELGEKLLDVARKADIFIDAPCNGSQSCGKCKVKLLEGKCDTEKTVHISDEEYEQGYILACATEVIEDIVVDVPSRLSSSMHGMKIEGTGKKVDKKLFDRARGIIEENEFSYSTNVEKKYIELDEPSLDDNISDVDRLDRQVRQDLGIDGIDFRLDILKKLPLVLRKDNFKITLTYVKKKNKITILNVEPGNKEGELYGLAIDIGTTSVVVCLVNLITNEVVEKASSGNAQIKYGADVINRIVFAVRKNNLEIMRKAIIDDTLNPLIESLYTSTGINKNNVVRVVLSGNTTMSTLFLGIYPDYLRLEPYIPPYLKSPNLMGEDVGLNVNKSALIYLAPNVASYVGGDITAGVLSAGIWASEENTLFIDLGTNGEIVFGNKDFMMCCACSAGPAFEGGGISCGMRASDGAIEKVGIDENTLEPELTIIGECTPIGICGSGIIDLICQMLLKGIIDRRGKIKRELDNKRIRFNEHDIGEYILAFKEDYEGLENDLLINEVDIDNFIRTKGAIYSGASVLVESLGMDFEVIDNVYIAGGIGNNLDIENSILIGLLPDIERNKFKYIGNSSLVGSYLSLISSEARRKLEEIASEMTYVELSVYPTYMDEFVSACFLPHTNIDQFPTVKEILE; encoded by the coding sequence ATGGCTAAAGTTTTTTTTAAATCACATAACAAGGAAGTAGAATGTGAACTTGGAGAAAAATTACTAGATGTAGCAAGAAAAGCAGATATTTTTATAGATGCGCCTTGCAATGGATCTCAATCATGTGGAAAATGTAAAGTAAAGTTATTAGAGGGAAAATGTGATACAGAAAAGACAGTACATATTAGTGATGAAGAATATGAACAAGGATATATTTTAGCTTGTGCAACTGAAGTAATAGAAGATATTGTTGTAGATGTTCCATCTAGACTTTCATCTTCTATGCATGGAATGAAAATTGAGGGTACGGGTAAAAAAGTAGATAAAAAATTATTTGATAGAGCTAGAGGTATAATAGAAGAAAATGAATTTTCTTATAGTACTAATGTGGAAAAAAAATATATTGAACTAGATGAACCGTCATTAGATGACAATATAAGTGATGTAGATAGATTAGATAGACAAGTAAGACAAGACTTGGGTATTGATGGGATAGATTTTAGATTAGATATATTAAAAAAGCTACCATTAGTATTAAGGAAAGATAATTTTAAAATAACTTTAACTTATGTTAAAAAGAAAAATAAGATTACGATATTAAATGTAGAACCAGGAAATAAAGAAGGAGAATTATATGGATTAGCTATAGATATAGGTACAACATCTGTAGTTGTTTGCTTAGTAAACTTAATTACTAATGAAGTTGTAGAAAAGGCATCTTCAGGAAATGCACAAATAAAATATGGTGCAGATGTAATTAATAGAATTGTATTTGCTGTTAGAAAAAATAATTTAGAAATTATGAGAAAAGCAATTATAGATGATACTCTAAACCCATTAATTGAATCTCTATATACAAGTACTGGTATAAATAAAAATAATGTAGTAAGAGTTGTGTTATCTGGTAATACAACAATGTCTACGCTTTTCTTAGGCATATATCCTGACTATTTAAGACTAGAACCATATATTCCACCATATCTAAAATCACCAAACTTAATGGGAGAAGATGTAGGATTGAATGTTAATAAAAGTGCCTTAATATACCTAGCTCCAAACGTGGCAAGTTATGTAGGTGGAGATATAACGGCAGGTGTATTATCAGCAGGAATATGGGCTAGCGAAGAAAATACATTATTCATAGACTTAGGGACTAATGGAGAAATTGTATTTGGAAATAAAGACTTTATGATGTGTTGTGCATGCTCAGCGGGACCGGCCTTTGAAGGTGGAGGAATTAGTTGTGGTATGAGAGCATCAGATGGAGCAATAGAGAAAGTTGGTATAGACGAAAATACTTTAGAACCAGAATTAACAATAATAGGGGAATGTACACCTATAGGAATTTGCGGTTCAGGTATAATTGATTTAATATGTCAAATGCTGCTTAAAGGTATAATTGATAGAAGAGGAAAAATAAAAAGAGAATTAGATAATAAAAGAATCAGATTTAATGAGCATGATATAGGTGAATATATCTTGGCATTTAAAGAAGACTATGAAGGCCTAGAAAATGATTTATTAATTAATGAAGTAGATATTGATAATTTTATTAGAACAAAAGGTGCTATATATTCAGGAGCATCAGTACTTGTAGAAAGTTTAGGAATGGATTTTGAAGTAATTGATAATGTTTATATAGCAGGAGGAATAGGAAATAATCTTGATATTGAAAACTCAATTTTAATAGGTTTACTTCCAGATATAGAAAGAAATAAGTTTAAGTATATAGGAAACAGTTCATTAGTTGGGTCATATTTAAGTTTAATAAGTTCAGAGGCTAGACGAAAATTAGAAGAAATAGCATCTGAAATGACATATGTAGAGCTAAGTGTATATCCTACATATATGGATGAATTTGTGTCAGCTTGCTTCTTGCCACATACTAATATAGATCAATTTCCAACAGTAAAAGAAATTTTAGAGTAA